A single window of Alphaproteobacteria bacterium DNA harbors:
- a CDS encoding PLP-dependent aspartate aminotransferase family protein: MANDIDKSRKPSTQAAQALGWLDPSTNGVAPPIHTSTNYARDENYEKVGDRGYTRDENPTYEQVEALLATLEEGADAMVFGSGMAAATTVMLSLAPGDHVIAPSVMYFGLRNWLVNIGRHWGLDVDFVTPGDTAAIAAAIRPGKTKLVWVESPCNPTWDVTDIEAAARIAHDAGAILGVDSTAATPVLTRPLAHGADIVMHSATKYLNGHGDVLAGVLVTAREDERWERMNYLRFENGGMLGAFEAWLLMRGLRTLYLRVERACASAQRIAEHLAGHAAVDEVLYPGLPAHAGHAVAARQMVGGFGGMMSIRVKGGAEEALNVAKQLKLFVRATSLGGVESLVEHRATVEGDDSPFPDDLLRLSIGIEDADDLIADLDQALAAPA, translated from the coding sequence ATGGCTAACGACATCGATAAATCCCGCAAACCGTCCACGCAGGCCGCGCAGGCGCTCGGCTGGCTCGACCCGTCCACGAACGGGGTCGCGCCGCCGATCCACACGTCCACCAATTATGCCCGCGACGAGAATTACGAGAAGGTCGGCGATCGCGGTTACACCCGCGACGAGAATCCGACCTATGAACAGGTCGAGGCGCTGCTCGCGACCCTGGAAGAGGGTGCCGACGCGATGGTCTTCGGATCCGGGATGGCGGCGGCCACGACGGTAATGCTTTCGCTGGCACCCGGCGATCATGTGATCGCCCCGTCGGTCATGTATTTCGGGTTGCGGAACTGGCTGGTGAATATCGGCCGGCATTGGGGGCTGGACGTCGATTTCGTGACGCCGGGCGATACGGCGGCGATCGCCGCGGCGATCCGCCCGGGGAAAACCAAGCTGGTGTGGGTCGAAAGTCCGTGCAATCCGACATGGGATGTCACCGATATCGAGGCGGCGGCGCGTATTGCCCATGATGCCGGCGCGATACTGGGGGTCGATTCAACCGCCGCGACGCCGGTGCTGACCCGCCCCCTGGCGCACGGCGCCGATATCGTCATGCATTCCGCCACGAAGTATCTGAACGGCCATGGCGACGTGCTCGCCGGGGTGCTGGTGACGGCGCGCGAGGATGAACGCTGGGAGCGGATGAATTATCTGCGCTTCGAAAATGGGGGCATGCTGGGCGCGTTCGAGGCCTGGTTGCTGATGCGCGGCCTGCGGACGCTTTATCTGCGTGTTGAGCGGGCGTGTGCCTCGGCGCAGCGCATTGCCGAGCATCTCGCCGGGCACGCGGCGGTCGACGAGGTCCTTTATCCGGGATTGCCGGCACATGCCGGGCATGCGGTCGCGGCGCGCCAGATGGTCGGCGGCTTCGGGGGCATGATGTCGATACGTGTGAAGGGAGGCGCCGAAGAGGCGCTGAATGTCGCCAAGCAACTGAAGCTGTTTGTGCGCGCCACGTCGCTCGGGGGCGTCGAGAGCCTTGTCGAGCATCGCGCGACGGTGGAGGGCGACGACAGCCCGTTCCCCGACGATCTGCTGCGGTTGTCGATCGGCATCGAGGATGCCGACGATCTGATCGCCGATCTCGACCAGGCGCTGGCTGCGCCTGCCTGA